One Halobaculum roseum DNA segment encodes these proteins:
- a CDS encoding DUF7544 domain-containing protein — protein sequence MSWHGVDAVDDAIDVTREFLFPFSLGRWIRMVVVTLFTGGGGAGGQVASNAGNIGTRLAGAGGFSGPSAGASALAALLVAVPTLSLGSFALGAPVLQTGGLPEAGAGAVGALGVLLLVAVLVVALVAILLSPIFEFVLVDAIARDDLRILRDVRTHLTNGLRLLGFRIGLFAAFVVPPAAVITAVLLSGTQVESLLGRPLVLVALAIVAILYLLVFAFLDRFTVEFVVPAMVADGGGVIDGWRRVWPRLRGQVGQTVVYIVMHVLVGIGLSIVSFVLALVGLLAVGALAAGIGFAVGAVTSGAATTDLGIGLGVLAGLAVGVPVFIVAVLLPIQVLTTTYRRSYELAALGRFGESLDLVSRYRDGDGDDTGDIAAELRGDDDGPDGGAGAADFDSESDSGTASPRGDEEFGEFVPASSDLSGTADDDHEADDAEGDDDGDNGDGADGGADAEGSIGDGDDGSDRDGRA from the coding sequence ATGAGTTGGCACGGCGTCGACGCGGTCGACGACGCGATCGACGTGACCCGCGAGTTCCTCTTTCCCTTCAGTCTCGGGCGATGGATCAGGATGGTGGTCGTGACCCTCTTCACCGGCGGCGGCGGCGCCGGCGGACAGGTCGCCAGCAACGCCGGCAACATCGGGACCCGCCTCGCCGGCGCCGGGGGCTTTTCCGGCCCATCCGCAGGTGCGAGCGCGCTGGCGGCGCTGTTGGTCGCGGTGCCGACGCTCTCGCTCGGGTCGTTCGCCCTCGGAGCCCCCGTCCTCCAAACCGGCGGGCTCCCGGAAGCGGGGGCCGGGGCGGTCGGCGCGCTCGGGGTGCTCCTCCTCGTGGCGGTCCTCGTCGTCGCGCTGGTGGCGATACTGCTGTCGCCGATCTTCGAGTTCGTCCTCGTCGACGCCATCGCCCGCGACGACCTCCGGATCCTTCGGGACGTCCGAACCCACCTGACGAACGGGCTCAGGCTGCTCGGCTTCCGGATCGGGCTGTTCGCGGCGTTCGTCGTCCCCCCGGCGGCCGTGATCACCGCGGTCCTGTTGAGCGGAACCCAGGTCGAATCGCTGCTCGGCCGGCCGCTGGTCCTCGTCGCCCTGGCGATCGTGGCGATCCTGTATCTCCTCGTGTTCGCGTTCCTCGACCGCTTCACCGTCGAGTTCGTCGTGCCGGCGATGGTCGCCGACGGGGGCGGCGTCATCGACGGCTGGCGGCGCGTGTGGCCGCGCCTGCGCGGTCAGGTCGGACAGACGGTCGTCTACATCGTGATGCACGTGCTCGTCGGGATCGGCCTGTCGATCGTCTCGTTCGTGCTGGCGCTCGTCGGCCTGCTCGCGGTCGGCGCATTGGCCGCCGGGATCGGCTTCGCCGTCGGGGCCGTCACCAGCGGCGCCGCGACGACCGATCTCGGGATCGGCCTCGGCGTGCTCGCCGGCCTCGCGGTCGGGGTTCCGGTGTTCATCGTGGCCGTCCTGCTCCCGATCCAGGTGCTCACGACGACGTACCGCCGGTCCTACGAGCTCGCCGCGCTCGGTCGGTTCGGCGAGAGCCTGGACCTCGTGAGTCGCTACCGCGACGGCGACGGCGACGACACCGGCGATATCGCGGCCGAACTGCGGGGAGACGACGACGGACCCGACGGAGGCGCCGGGGCGGCCGACTTCGACTCCGAGTCCGACTCAGGAACGGCGTCCCCCCGCGGCGACGAGGAGTTCGGGGAGTTCGTTCCCGCGTCGTCTGACCTCTCCGGGACGGCGGACGACGACCACGAGGCCGACGACGCCGAGGGCGACGATGACGGCGACAACGGCGACGGTGCCGACGGCGGGGCCGACGCCGAGGGTTCGATCGGGGACGGAGACGACGGGTCGGACCGCGACGGACGGGCCTGA
- a CDS encoding NADP-dependent malic enzyme, with product MGLDDDAREYHRSEPPGKIEISTTKPTNTQRDLSLAYSPGVAAPCLDIDEDPDRAFEYTAKGNMVGVVSNGSAVLGLGDIGAQASKPVMEGKGVLFKRFADIDVFDIEIDEDDPDEIVRSVAAMEPTFGGINLEDIKAPECFEIEERLREEMDIPVFHDDQHGTAIISGAGLLNAADIVDKDLADLDIVFSGAGASAIATAKFYVSLGAEASNITMCDSSGIITEERAAAGDVNDYKAQFASEGAGGDLADAMEGADVFVGLSVGGIVSQEMVRSMASDPVIFAMANPDPEITYEDAKEAREDTVIMGTGRSDYPNQVNNVLGFPFLFRGALDVRATDINEDMKRAAAEALAELARQDVPDAVVKAYGDQPLKFGPEYVIPKPLDPRVLFEVAPAVAEAAMESGVARTGVDTDEYAERLEARLGKSREMMRVVLNKARSQPKRVALAEGTDEKMIRAAYQMAEQGIADPVLLGDRETIESTTAHLGLEFDPEVVDPDADGKADVYADRLHELRKRKGVTRSEAGELVRRDTNYFGSVMVERGDADALLTGLTHHYPSALRPPLQVIGTAEDAEYVAGVYMLTFKNRVVFCADTTVNQAPDAEVLAEVTKHTAKLARRFNIEPRAAMLSYSNFGSVDNEGTRKPREAVDLLHDDPEVDFPVDGEMQADTAVVEDILEDTYDFSTLDGPANVLVFPNLEAGNIGYKLLQRLGGAEAIGPMLVGMDQPVHVMQRGDEVKDIVNLAGVAVVDAQDEGE from the coding sequence ATGGGACTAGACGACGACGCACGGGAGTACCACCGATCGGAACCCCCCGGGAAGATCGAGATATCGACGACGAAGCCGACGAACACGCAGCGCGACCTCTCGCTGGCGTACTCGCCGGGCGTGGCCGCGCCGTGTCTCGACATCGACGAGGACCCCGACCGCGCCTTCGAGTACACCGCGAAGGGGAACATGGTGGGCGTCGTCTCGAACGGCTCGGCCGTACTCGGGCTCGGCGACATCGGCGCGCAGGCCTCCAAGCCCGTGATGGAGGGGAAGGGCGTCCTGTTCAAGCGCTTCGCCGACATCGACGTGTTCGACATCGAGATCGACGAGGACGACCCCGACGAGATCGTCCGCTCGGTCGCGGCCATGGAGCCGACCTTCGGCGGGATCAACCTCGAGGACATCAAGGCGCCCGAGTGCTTCGAGATCGAGGAGCGGCTCCGCGAGGAGATGGACATCCCCGTGTTCCACGACGACCAGCACGGGACGGCGATCATCTCCGGGGCCGGGCTGCTCAACGCCGCCGACATCGTCGACAAGGACCTCGCCGACCTCGACATCGTCTTCTCCGGGGCCGGCGCCTCCGCGATCGCGACCGCGAAGTTCTACGTCTCGCTCGGGGCCGAGGCGAGCAACATCACGATGTGTGACTCCTCGGGGATCATCACCGAGGAGCGCGCCGCCGCCGGCGACGTGAACGATTACAAGGCGCAGTTCGCCAGCGAGGGCGCGGGCGGCGACCTCGCCGACGCGATGGAGGGCGCCGACGTGTTCGTCGGGCTGTCGGTCGGGGGGATCGTCAGCCAGGAGATGGTCCGGTCGATGGCGTCGGACCCGGTCATCTTCGCGATGGCGAACCCCGACCCCGAGATCACCTACGAGGACGCGAAGGAGGCCCGCGAGGACACCGTCATCATGGGCACCGGGCGCTCGGATTATCCGAACCAGGTGAACAACGTCCTCGGGTTCCCGTTCCTGTTCCGCGGCGCCCTCGACGTTCGCGCGACCGACATCAACGAGGACATGAAGCGCGCGGCCGCCGAGGCGCTCGCGGAGCTGGCCCGCCAGGACGTGCCCGACGCGGTCGTCAAGGCGTACGGCGACCAGCCGCTGAAGTTCGGTCCCGAGTACGTCATCCCGAAGCCGCTGGACCCACGGGTCCTGTTCGAGGTCGCCCCCGCGGTCGCGGAGGCGGCCATGGAGTCGGGCGTCGCCCGCACCGGGGTGGACACCGACGAGTACGCCGAGCGGCTGGAGGCCCGGCTGGGCAAGAGCCGCGAGATGATGCGGGTCGTCCTCAACAAGGCACGCTCCCAGCCCAAGCGCGTCGCGCTCGCGGAGGGGACCGACGAGAAGATGATCCGCGCGGCCTACCAGATGGCCGAGCAGGGCATCGCCGACCCCGTCCTGCTGGGCGACCGCGAGACGATCGAGTCGACCACCGCCCACCTCGGGCTGGAGTTCGACCCGGAGGTCGTCGACCCCGACGCCGACGGCAAGGCCGACGTGTACGCCGACCGTCTCCACGAGCTCCGGAAGCGAAAGGGCGTCACCCGGTCGGAGGCGGGCGAGTTGGTCCGTCGCGACACGAACTACTTCGGCAGCGTGATGGTCGAACGCGGCGACGCCGACGCGCTGCTCACGGGGCTGACCCACCACTACCCGAGCGCGCTCCGGCCGCCGCTGCAGGTCATCGGCACCGCCGAGGACGCCGAGTACGTCGCCGGCGTGTACATGCTCACGTTCAAGAACCGCGTCGTGTTCTGCGCCGACACCACGGTGAACCAGGCGCCCGACGCGGAGGTGCTCGCGGAGGTGACGAAACACACCGCGAAGCTGGCCCGACGGTTCAACATCGAGCCGCGCGCGGCGATGCTGTCGTACTCCAACTTCGGCTCCGTCGACAACGAGGGCACCCGCAAGCCCCGCGAGGCCGTCGACCTGCTCCACGACGACCCCGAGGTCGACTTCCCCGTCGACGGGGAGATGCAGGCCGACACCGCCGTCGTCGAGGACATCCTCGAGGACACCTACGACTTCTCGACGCTGGACGGCCCCGCGAACGTGCTCGTCTTCCCGAACCTGGAGGCCGGGAACATCGGCTACAAGCTGCTCCAGCGCCTCGGCGGCGCCGAGGCCATCGGACCGATGCTCGTCGGGATGGACCAGCCCGTGCACGTGATGCAGCGCGGCGACGAGGTCAAGGACATCGTCAACCTCGCCGGCGTCGCCGTCGTCGACGCACAGGACGAGGGCGAGTGA
- a CDS encoding ABC transporter permease encodes MKIGPISISPRTVRNLRKEFRSSGLARIGVVLVVVIILAAALAPMIAPHNPRTQNLDRAQLPPLGFTDTEEQTTTEMVNGSVQTVSENVTVNATAQHPLGTNSLGQDILSRAIYGARTSLLVGLFGTVLAAVLGVTVGLTAGYYRGRIDDALMRTADVSLAFPSLVLAIALIGLFSRFQADVAYAVTDPLVTTGVAGSFREAVGLPTPMPEVFVLPTVVILVVGFVNWVWFARIARGEALSIREEEYVKAARALGGSDARIIFRHVLPNAITPILVLATIQVAAIILLESSLSFLGFSGTTLSWGFDIAQGRGYLSSSWWIATVPGLAIVLAVIGINLVGDWLRDALDPGIEGEGGM; translated from the coding sequence ATGAAGATCGGACCGATCTCGATCTCGCCGCGAACCGTTCGCAACCTGCGCAAGGAGTTCCGGTCGTCGGGACTCGCGCGCATCGGCGTGGTGCTCGTCGTGGTGATCATACTCGCGGCGGCGCTCGCTCCGATGATCGCCCCGCACAACCCCCGCACGCAGAACCTCGACCGGGCGCAGCTTCCCCCGCTGGGGTTCACCGACACCGAGGAGCAGACCACCACCGAGATGGTCAACGGCAGCGTTCAGACCGTGAGCGAGAACGTCACGGTGAACGCGACCGCCCAGCACCCGCTCGGGACGAACTCGCTCGGACAGGACATCCTCTCCCGGGCGATCTACGGCGCCCGAACGTCGCTGCTGGTCGGGCTGTTCGGCACCGTGCTGGCGGCCGTGTTGGGAGTCACCGTCGGCCTGACCGCCGGGTACTACCGCGGCCGGATCGACGACGCGCTGATGCGCACCGCCGACGTGTCGCTGGCGTTCCCGTCGCTCGTGCTCGCGATCGCGTTGATCGGGCTGTTCAGCCGCTTCCAGGCGGACGTCGCCTACGCGGTCACCGATCCGTTGGTGACCACCGGCGTCGCGGGCTCGTTCCGCGAGGCCGTGGGACTGCCGACGCCGATGCCCGAGGTGTTCGTGTTGCCGACGGTCGTCATCCTGGTCGTCGGCTTCGTGAACTGGGTGTGGTTCGCCCGCATCGCGCGCGGCGAGGCGCTCTCGATCCGCGAGGAGGAGTACGTGAAGGCGGCCCGCGCGCTGGGGGGCAGCGACGCCCGGATCATCTTCCGGCACGTCCTGCCGAACGCGATCACGCCGATCCTCGTGTTGGCGACCATCCAGGTCGCCGCGATCATCCTGTTGGAATCGTCGCTGTCGTTCCTCGGCTTCTCCGGAACGACGCTCTCGTGGGGCTTCGACATTGCGCAAGGACGTGGCTACCTCTCGTCGTCGTGGTGGATCGCAACCGTGCCCGGGCTCGCCATCGTGCTCGCGGTCATCGGCATCAACCTCGTGGGCGACTGGCTCCGCGACGCGCTCGATCCCGGTATCGAGGGCGAGGGGGGGATGTAG
- a CDS encoding ABC transporter permease codes for MGYGRFLLKRGVQGVGVVWGVVTVVFVLRFITPGSPIDTVAPLDASQETRRRIAEELGLNEPLYIQYLDYLWELLHGNMGYSYISSIPASVQVFQKLPATLELAIAASVVAIVLSIPLGVISATRRHEPADYAATSFSLLGISTPNFWLGIMLVLVFAVELDVFPTSGRAYGFMDSMAAITGPEPFFTVVTAWLASLVLPAITLGTYFTALITRLVRSGMLDELSQGYVRATRAKGLPETLVRYKHVLRNTLVPVVTVLGLQLGTLIGGAVITEAVFAWPGLGTEIIRAINARDWPILQGSLIVIGTGFVLLNIAVDALYAYLDPRVIAE; via the coding sequence ATGGGCTACGGTCGATTTCTTCTGAAACGCGGCGTGCAGGGGGTGGGGGTCGTCTGGGGAGTCGTGACCGTCGTGTTCGTCCTGCGATTCATCACGCCGGGGTCGCCGATCGACACGGTAGCGCCGCTGGACGCCAGCCAGGAGACGCGCCGACGGATCGCCGAGGAGCTCGGCTTGAACGAGCCGCTGTACATCCAGTACCTCGATTACCTCTGGGAGCTGCTCCACGGCAACATGGGGTACTCGTACATCTCGAGCATCCCCGCCTCGGTGCAGGTGTTCCAGAAGCTGCCGGCGACGCTGGAGCTCGCGATCGCCGCGAGCGTCGTCGCCATCGTCCTCTCGATCCCCTTGGGGGTCATCTCGGCGACGCGGCGCCACGAGCCGGCCGACTACGCCGCCACGTCGTTCTCGCTTCTGGGCATCTCGACGCCGAACTTCTGGCTCGGCATCATGCTCGTGCTCGTGTTCGCGGTGGAACTGGACGTGTTCCCGACCAGCGGTCGCGCGTACGGCTTCATGGACTCGATGGCGGCGATCACCGGCCCGGAGCCGTTCTTCACGGTCGTGACCGCGTGGCTCGCCTCGTTGGTGTTGCCGGCGATCACGCTGGGGACCTACTTCACCGCGCTCATCACGCGGCTCGTGCGCTCGGGGATGCTCGACGAGCTTTCGCAGGGATACGTCCGTGCGACGCGCGCGAAGGGGTTACCCGAGACGCTGGTCCGCTACAAGCACGTGCTCCGTAACACGCTCGTGCCGGTGGTGACCGTCCTCGGGCTCCAGCTCGGGACGCTCATCGGCGGCGCGGTGATCACGGAGGCCGTCTTCGCGTGGCCCGGCCTCGGAACGGAGATCATCCGCGCGATCAACGCGCGCGACTGGCCGATCCTCCAGGGGAGCCTCATCGTCATCGGGACCGGGTTCGTCCTGCTGAACATCGCCGTCGACGCGCTGTACGCGTACCTCGACCCGCGGGTGATCGCCGAATGA
- a CDS encoding ABC transporter ATP-binding protein yields MSEPAPATEHAGASEGHGAPEGNGAPEGHSDDVLRVRNLSTRFFTEEGQINAVESVDFAVRDGEVFGIVGESGSGKSVTALSLIDLVDSPGRITSGEVWYRDADLAEEFRDDLPEAVDGDFVDTRRLPEDVRRALRGPAFSTVFQDPMSSLNPSITVGEQIAEAVEVQRRARSNPRSTRSRTQGYGMGKLITDALLPNKGYTSESSMNRAIELLEQVGIPDPAQRAHEYPHQFSGGMLQRAMIAQALAGEPDVLIADEPTTALDVTIQAQILNLLRDLQEEQDTSVVMITHDLGVIARMCNRVGVMYAGQIVERGTLADVFESPVHPYTEGLIGSIPDLDDPAPRLQPIEGNVPSLVDEEMGGRCFFADRCPKAMTDCLQEIPEYDAEPGTDEHAVRCVLAEREYSEADALPPDHFDRNEEVRGDE; encoded by the coding sequence ATGAGCGAACCCGCCCCCGCAACCGAGCACGCCGGTGCCTCCGAGGGCCACGGTGCCCCCGAGGGCAACGGTGCCCCTGAGGGCCACTCGGACGACGTGCTTCGCGTCCGGAACCTCTCGACGCGCTTCTTCACCGAGGAGGGGCAGATCAACGCCGTCGAGTCGGTCGACTTCGCCGTCCGCGACGGCGAGGTGTTCGGCATCGTCGGCGAGTCCGGCTCCGGGAAGTCGGTGACGGCGCTGTCGCTCATCGACCTCGTCGACTCGCCCGGCCGGATCACGAGCGGCGAGGTGTGGTACCGCGACGCCGACCTCGCCGAGGAGTTCCGCGACGACCTGCCCGAGGCCGTCGACGGCGACTTCGTCGACACCCGACGACTCCCCGAGGACGTCCGGCGCGCGCTGCGCGGGCCGGCGTTCTCGACGGTGTTCCAGGACCCGATGTCCTCGCTGAACCCGTCGATCACCGTCGGCGAGCAGATCGCCGAGGCCGTCGAGGTGCAGCGCCGCGCCCGCTCGAACCCGCGCAGCACCCGCTCGCGGACCCAGGGCTACGGGATGGGGAAGCTCATCACCGACGCGTTGCTCCCCAACAAGGGGTACACCTCCGAGTCGAGCATGAACCGCGCGATCGAGCTGCTCGAACAGGTCGGCATCCCCGACCCCGCCCAGCGCGCCCACGAGTATCCCCACCAGTTCTCCGGCGGGATGCTCCAGCGCGCGATGATCGCGCAGGCGCTGGCCGGGGAGCCGGACGTGCTGATCGCCGACGAGCCGACGACCGCCCTCGACGTGACGATCCAGGCGCAGATCCTCAACCTCCTGCGCGACCTGCAGGAGGAGCAGGACACCTCCGTCGTGATGATCACCCACGACCTGGGCGTCATCGCCCGGATGTGCAACCGCGTGGGCGTGATGTACGCGGGTCAGATCGTCGAGCGCGGGACGCTCGCGGACGTGTTCGAGTCGCCCGTCCACCCGTACACGGAGGGACTCATCGGCTCGATCCCGGACCTCGACGACCCCGCCCCGCGTCTCCAGCCGATCGAGGGGAACGTCCCCTCGCTGGTCGACGAGGAGATGGGCGGCCGGTGTTTCTTCGCCGACCGCTGCCCGAAGGCGATGACCGACTGCCTGCAGGAGATCCCGGAGTACGACGCCGAGCCCGGCACCGACGAGCACGCCGTCCGCTGCGTGCTCGCCGAGCGGGAGTACAGCGAGGCGGACGCGCTTCCGCCGGACCACTTCGACCGCAACGAGGAGGTGCGCGGCGATGAGTGA
- a CDS encoding ABC transporter substrate-binding protein — protein sequence MSEKDTSRRRFLQAAGSATAAVALAGCSGNGGEPTDGTQTTSAGGDETQTTTSPEETTERPEPETRDGYLQRANLHCHEQAPWVFLNRQYSVYGRSSDIEWEPRTDERVSAYAIEPATDDGDDVVMTQSQMDSGLDPQDHRETPTDNIVLQAYEGLLERDREGAIVETLATDYERLDETTVQFTVRDNVSFHSGDSLTPEDVAYSINRIVDPDVGIESPQVDQLIGVEGAEVASTDDRTVNVNLAGLNPIVFASFATYCDVMNKSWVESNDDAYINQNMEGTGPFVLSNYEQGVEVEFQRNNDYWDDEAAISTFTINSASESSTRVNRLLSGETDIAVNVPPQEVSRIEENDGSSISAVPSTRVLFNAMRYDVEPFDSPEFRQAINYAIDLDSIVENVLQTFGSPTGQPTLEGFFGHNGDIDPYPQDLERAEQLVEESGYAGAEIELVTPIGRYLRDVEIAQAVAAQVDELSNVSASARQVEFSTLVSQVTTGNIEDKPPWYLLGWGNATFDAIQTIQPLLASDGALTSYKNDELDSLLDEAQSLPSESN from the coding sequence ATGTCTGAGAAAGACACGAGCAGGCGGCGGTTCCTCCAGGCGGCGGGCTCCGCGACCGCGGCGGTCGCGCTCGCCGGTTGTTCCGGCAACGGCGGCGAGCCGACGGACGGCACGCAGACCACCAGCGCCGGAGGCGACGAGACGCAGACGACGACATCGCCCGAGGAGACGACCGAGCGGCCGGAGCCGGAGACCCGCGACGGCTACCTTCAGCGCGCGAACCTCCACTGCCACGAGCAGGCGCCGTGGGTGTTCCTCAACCGCCAGTACTCCGTGTACGGGCGGTCCTCCGACATCGAGTGGGAGCCCCGGACCGACGAGCGCGTGAGCGCGTACGCCATCGAGCCGGCGACCGACGACGGCGACGACGTGGTGATGACCCAGTCACAGATGGACTCCGGGCTCGACCCGCAGGACCACCGCGAGACGCCGACGGACAACATCGTCCTGCAGGCGTACGAGGGGCTGCTCGAACGCGACCGGGAGGGCGCCATCGTCGAGACGCTCGCCACCGACTACGAGCGCCTCGACGAAACGACGGTGCAGTTCACCGTCCGCGACAACGTCTCGTTCCATTCGGGTGACTCGCTGACCCCGGAAGACGTTGCCTACTCGATCAACCGGATCGTCGACCCCGACGTGGGTATCGAATCCCCGCAGGTCGACCAGCTCATCGGCGTCGAGGGCGCCGAGGTCGCCTCCACCGACGACCGCACGGTGAACGTGAACCTCGCCGGCCTCAACCCGATCGTGTTCGCGTCGTTCGCGACCTACTGCGACGTCATGAACAAGTCGTGGGTCGAGAGCAACGACGACGCCTACATCAACCAGAACATGGAGGGGACGGGGCCGTTCGTCCTCTCGAACTACGAGCAGGGCGTCGAGGTGGAGTTCCAGCGCAACAACGACTACTGGGACGACGAGGCGGCGATCTCTACGTTCACGATCAACTCCGCCTCCGAGTCGTCGACCCGCGTGAACCGACTCCTCAGCGGCGAGACGGACATCGCGGTCAACGTTCCCCCGCAGGAGGTCTCCCGGATCGAGGAGAACGACGGCTCCAGCATCTCGGCGGTGCCGTCCACCCGCGTGCTGTTCAACGCGATGCGGTACGACGTCGAGCCGTTCGATTCGCCGGAGTTCCGTCAGGCGATCAACTACGCCATCGACCTCGATTCCATCGTCGAGAACGTCCTCCAGACGTTCGGCTCGCCGACCGGTCAGCCGACGCTCGAGGGCTTCTTCGGCCACAACGGGGACATCGACCCGTACCCGCAGGACCTCGAACGGGCCGAACAGCTCGTCGAGGAGTCCGGCTACGCCGGCGCGGAGATCGAGCTCGTGACGCCGATCGGTCGGTACCTGCGTGACGTGGAGATCGCCCAGGCGGTCGCCGCGCAGGTCGACGAGCTTTCCAACGTCTCCGCGAGCGCGCGCCAGGTCGAGTTCTCGACGCTCGTCAGCCAGGTCACCACGGGCAACATCGAGGACAAGCCCCCGTGGTACCTGCTCGGGTGGGGGAACGCCACGTTCGACGCGATCCAGACGATCCAGCCGCTCCTCGCGAGCGACGGGGCGTTGACCTCGTACAAGAACGACGAACTGGACAGCCTGCTCGACGAGGCGCAGAGCCTCCCAAGCGAGAGCAACTAG
- a CDS encoding ABC transporter ATP-binding protein: MSESTPAGTDARDGDDSADAVTAGRDGEDPLLEVRGLRKYYYENDSLFDRLLGREPTSVKAVDGVDLEVYQGETLGVVGESGCGKSTTGETLLRLREATDGTVRFDGENVMEMADDELTRFRKRAGIVFQDPFSSLDPRMTVGDIVSEGLKIHNLPEESPDDGRSKREWRRERAKELLERVGLSADQIDRYPHEFSGGQRQRVGIARALALDPEFIVLDEPVSALDVSVQAQILNLLEDLQEDFGLTYLFIAHDLSVVRHICDRVAVMYLGEVVETGPTDAIFESPKHPYTEALLESVPRASVEEQGRRVDALSGDVPSPRDPPSGCHFRTRCPKVIQPATVDIPQEQYRGVMNLRDRLERQGFTADSVWDTLESEHDGDDFERDTVAFKEAMREEFDLAGLSGATMDTVEDALEILANGREEEAADRLRSSFASPCEEEDPALIGGEHAAACHLFADEEFDRDLDPDEVGTAMGGMAPPEPSAVPDDAELDPDDIDDIDDAVGSDDDR, encoded by the coding sequence ATGAGTGAGTCGACGCCCGCCGGGACAGACGCCCGCGACGGCGACGACTCCGCCGACGCCGTCACCGCCGGACGCGACGGGGAAGACCCGCTGCTGGAGGTTCGCGGCCTCCGGAAGTACTACTACGAGAACGACTCGCTGTTCGACCGGCTGCTCGGCCGGGAGCCGACCAGCGTGAAGGCGGTCGACGGCGTCGACCTCGAGGTGTATCAGGGGGAGACGCTCGGCGTCGTCGGCGAGTCCGGCTGCGGGAAGTCCACGACCGGCGAGACGCTCCTCCGCCTGCGCGAGGCCACCGACGGCACCGTGCGCTTCGACGGCGAGAACGTCATGGAGATGGCCGACGACGAGTTGACGCGCTTCCGCAAGCGCGCGGGCATCGTCTTCCAGGACCCGTTCTCCAGCCTCGACCCGCGCATGACCGTCGGCGACATCGTGAGCGAGGGGCTGAAGATCCACAACCTGCCCGAGGAGTCGCCCGACGACGGGCGCTCGAAGCGGGAGTGGCGCCGCGAGCGCGCGAAGGAACTGCTCGAGCGCGTCGGCCTCTCGGCCGACCAGATCGACCGCTACCCGCACGAGTTCTCCGGCGGGCAGCGACAGCGCGTCGGGATCGCCCGCGCGCTCGCGCTCGATCCGGAGTTCATCGTCCTCGACGAGCCGGTCTCGGCGCTGGACGTGTCCGTCCAGGCGCAGATCCTGAACCTCCTTGAGGACCTCCAGGAGGACTTCGGGCTCACGTACCTGTTCATCGCGCACGACCTCTCGGTCGTCCGGCACATCTGCGACCGCGTCGCCGTGATGTATCTCGGCGAGGTGGTCGAGACGGGCCCGACCGATGCCATCTTCGAGTCGCCGAAACACCCCTACACGGAGGCGCTGTTGGAGTCGGTTCCCCGCGCGTCCGTCGAGGAGCAGGGGCGGCGCGTCGACGCGCTCTCGGGCGACGTGCCCTCGCCGCGGGACCCGCCGTCGGGGTGTCACTTCCGGACGCGCTGTCCGAAGGTGATCCAGCCGGCGACCGTCGACATCCCGCAGGAGCAGTACCGCGGGGTGATGAACCTCCGCGACCGGCTCGAACGCCAGGGGTTCACCGCCGACTCCGTCTGGGACACCCTGGAAAGCGAGCACGACGGCGACGACTTCGAGCGCGACACCGTCGCGTTCAAGGAGGCGATGCGCGAGGAGTTCGACCTCGCGGGCCTCTCGGGCGCGACGATGGACACCGTCGAGGACGCCCTCGAGATCCTCGCGAACGGCCGCGAGGAGGAGGCCGCCGATCGCCTGCGCTCGTCGTTTGCCTCGCCGTGTGAGGAGGAGGATCCGGCCCTGATCGGCGGCGAGCACGCCGCGGCTTGCCACCTCTTCGCCGACGAGGAGTTCGACCGCGACCTCGACCCCGACGAGGTCGGGACCGCGATGGGCGGAATGGCGCCGCCGGAGCCGTCGGCGGTTCCCGACGACGCCGAACTCGACCCGGACGACATCGACGACATCGACGACGCCGTCGGCTCGGACGACGACCGGTAG